The Pueribacillus theae genome includes the window GTTTTGCTTTTTATTTTTCCTACATTAGCATTGTTCTTACCAAGTTCCTCCTTTTAAAATAACTTAATCAAAAGTTAGTTATCAGGAGGGTGAATATAATGTAAAGGAAAATAGAATGCTAGAGTTTAAATGTTCATTATTCTTTGGTGATACAGTTTGTAGAATTTAATTATGGATTATGAGGGGGAATTTAACTATGTTATTTAAAAACAAACTTTTTTTAATTTTTAATCTATCCTTACTGGTATTGCTTATTTCTGCTTGCAGTGGTTCAACTGGAGGTAAACAAGAGGAAGGACAAGAGCAATCTACAGGAACATCAAAAGTAATAGAATTAGATTTTAATAATGTGTTTCCTGCCACTCATCATCTAGCGGCAAATGTTTTTGAACCTATGGAAGAAGTTGTTAAGGAAAAAACAGATGGCCAACTTAAGATAAATTTCCACCATAGTGCGGTTCTAGGTTCAGTCACTTCAACTTTAGATGATTTAAACGGTGGACTTTATGATATGGCTTTAGGGGTACCCGGATATTTTTATGATACAGATTTATTCAAATTGTCGCTTCTAGAGCTTCCATTTTCTTTTGAGAATGTAAGAGATATCGCAAATGTCCAAACAAAATTTATGGAACTACATGGAGAAGGTGTTTGGGGAGATAAAATCACATACTCCAAAGTTGGTGCTGCAAGCGATCCGTTCGTCATATATAGTACAAAAGAAATTCGCTCAGTTGACGATATGAAAGGAATGAAAGTTGCTGTTACAAATGATACTTGGAATTTAGTTTTTGAAGAGTGGGGAGTCACACCAGTTCAGTTAGACCTAGCCGATTTGTACGAAGGCCTTCAGCGAGGGGTAATTGATGCTGCGTTGTGGTCGACAGTAGGGGGAATGGGTATTAAATTATATGAACCTGCACCATACATTGTGGATCTCAAAATGTATTTACCAATTAGTGGACCAGTAATAAGAACCGAAGCTCTCGAAAAAATGCCAGAAGATTTAAGAAATCTTTTTGTAGAAGATATATTACCGGAATTTAGTGAAATGCTAGTAGATAACTATGAAAAACAAGAGGCTAACGCGTGGAAAGAATTAGAGAAATTGGTGGAGGGTAAGGGAGAAATTATTAAATTGTCTCCAGAAGCTGAAAAAGAATTTAAACAATCAGCTGAAGAAACATGGAACAATTGGGTAGATCAGGCAAATGAAAGAGGGTTTGATGGGGAACAATTAATGAATGACTATAAACAAATCCGTAAGGAGTTAGGGATCGAACTACCTTTTTAATTATTTGTATATATTAAAATACTGACCAGACAAAATAATATTGACTGGTCATTTTTTTTATAATATTATAGATATTAGGAAAACATTTTGAAAATTAATTTTATAAAAAGTAAAGGGGGAATGAACATAAATTTAGTTTGGCTTCCAAAGGTCTATAAAGTAATGAAAAAAAGTTTTAAACAAATTATTAAATAGGAGGTATTTCTATGTTCGCAAATAATGATAAAAAAGTAATTCCTGGAGAATACGAATATAAGTGGGTGAAGCTTGAAAGGATTGGGAAGGTTCTTAAAATTACCTTTGATCGCACGAAGCAACTAAATGCTTTAAGTGATGAATTAGAAAGTGAAATTCACCTTGCTCTTGATGAGGGGGATGCTGATGACGGTGTAAATTGTATGGTGATTACAGGCAATGGGCACTTCGGCGTAGGATATGATATGGCGAATGAGCCAGGTGAAAAAAATGTCTTAGATCCAGGTAGATTTGATACGGTAGGTGATTTTATTGCATTTTGGCAAGAAGCTGACGATGCAATCGTAAGGAGGCAGCTACACTTCTTTAATTTAAAGAAACCCGTTATTGCAGCAGTGGAAGGGTATTGTTTAGGTGGTAGCATGTGGTTAGCCATGGCATCCGACATGGCCTATTGTTCTGAAACAGCTGTATTTGGTCAACCAGAAATTAGACACTGTTCCAATAGTACTTTTCTAATCCCTGCTTTATGTGGTAGGCAGCATGCTAGCCGATGGTTGTACACAGGGGATCATTTTGACGGTAAGGAAGCAGAAAGAATCGGTTTGGTAAATGAATGTGTTCCTCCTGAAAAATTAATGGATACTGTAATGTATGTAGCTGAGAGAGTCGCAAAAGTTCCTCATCTTTCTGTTCGATATATGAAATCATTGATCATGCAAGGCACGTTAGCAGCTGGACTGGCTAGCGCAATGGAATATACTGCACCTATATCAACACTTGGTCATACAGCTCATTCGAAAGAAAGAGAAGAATTTATGAAGTTGGCAGAAGAGAAAGGGATAAAAGCCTTTTTAGAGAAAAGAGACGGTCCATTTCTACCAGAACCAATGGGTCCAAAATCAAAAGTTAAATAATTTTTTAGTCAGTTTCTGTAGTTTAATAGAAGGAAGTGAAACTTTTGAAAAAAGCCGTCATTATTTCGGGTGTTCGTACTGCGATTGCTAAATCTCATGGTCAATTAAAAGATGTGCCTGAAGAAGAATATGCTTCTTTAGTTGTAAAAGAAGCAGTTGAACGAAGCGGTGTAAACCCGGAAGATGTGGAAGATATCATTTTTGGTAATACGCTAAGTGCGAATGCAAATATCGGTAGATATTCAGCACTATTAGCGGGCTTACCAATATCCATAAGTGGCATTACACTTAATCGGCAATGCGGTTCAGGGTTGCAAGCAATTAATTATGCAGCTCAAGGGATTCAATCCGGTGTAGGTGATCTCTATATAGCGGGAGGAGTGGAAAGTATGACTAGAGCTCCTTATATATTAGAGAAACCATCAACAGCTTACAGTCGAATACCCCCAAGATTTCTCGAACTTCATGCTGCTCCACCCGATAAGGGAGACGCTCCTATGGGAATTACGGCAGAGAATGTTGCTGAAGAAT containing:
- a CDS encoding TRAP transporter substrate-binding protein, translating into MLFKNKLFLIFNLSLLVLLISACSGSTGGKQEEGQEQSTGTSKVIELDFNNVFPATHHLAANVFEPMEEVVKEKTDGQLKINFHHSAVLGSVTSTLDDLNGGLYDMALGVPGYFYDTDLFKLSLLELPFSFENVRDIANVQTKFMELHGEGVWGDKITYSKVGAASDPFVIYSTKEIRSVDDMKGMKVAVTNDTWNLVFEEWGVTPVQLDLADLYEGLQRGVIDAALWSTVGGMGIKLYEPAPYIVDLKMYLPISGPVIRTEALEKMPEDLRNLFVEDILPEFSEMLVDNYEKQEANAWKELEKLVEGKGEIIKLSPEAEKEFKQSAEETWNNWVDQANERGFDGEQLMNDYKQIRKELGIELPF
- a CDS encoding enoyl-CoA hydratase/isomerase family protein encodes the protein MFANNDKKVIPGEYEYKWVKLERIGKVLKITFDRTKQLNALSDELESEIHLALDEGDADDGVNCMVITGNGHFGVGYDMANEPGEKNVLDPGRFDTVGDFIAFWQEADDAIVRRQLHFFNLKKPVIAAVEGYCLGGSMWLAMASDMAYCSETAVFGQPEIRHCSNSTFLIPALCGRQHASRWLYTGDHFDGKEAERIGLVNECVPPEKLMDTVMYVAERVAKVPHLSVRYMKSLIMQGTLAAGLASAMEYTAPISTLGHTAHSKEREEFMKLAEEKGIKAFLEKRDGPFLPEPMGPKSKVK